In one window of Methanosarcinales archaeon DNA:
- a CDS encoding P-II family nitrogen regulator translates to MKKIEAIIRHNKLDDVKIALDEAGYASMTVTEVKGRGRQKGMVQQWRGREYCVDLLPKVKIEIVVPDEHLDKVLDIIKISASTDNIGDGKIFVIPIESAMRIRTGETDGDAI, encoded by the coding sequence ATGAAGAAGATCGAAGCAATTATCAGACATAATAAGTTAGATGATGTAAAAATCGCACTGGACGAAGCAGGATATGCAAGCATGACCGTAACCGAGGTTAAAGGTCGGGGACGCCAGAAAGGTATGGTCCAGCAATGGCGCGGAAGAGAATACTGCGTCGACCTGCTGCCAAAGGTCAAGATTGAGATCGTGGTTCCTGATGAGCATCTGGATAAAGTGCTGGATATCATCAAGATTTCAGCATCCACAGATAATATTGGAGATGGCAAGATATTTGTTATTCCTATTGAATCTGCTATGCGTATCAGAACAGGAGAAACAGACGGGGACGCTATTTAA
- a CDS encoding putative sulfate/molybdate transporter, with protein sequence MISGFRFTIEELSGSLADMGSMVPFILGAVLIADFQLAPVLLMFALAHIVTGLFYKIPMSVQPMKAIGALVIAGSLTHGQAVGAGVVVGIFFLIMALSGTISRIAGSMPKSIIRGTQLGMALIIAIKAVDIIQLNPVSGAVSIILILGFLIIGKAGFSSITILSLGFLYGMLMHGLPGIAPHIGLSIYVPDQNEFLNGALIGAVSQIPLTFVNAILGTSLLVSDLYSKDIKPGKLAVSTGIMNLVSAPLGGLPMCHGSSGVAAHYKFGARSGGSNIIMGLVLIISTIFISADFLMLLPGGITGALLLFAGYELGNKFRDTESIYLTLVVAAASVFTNIGIGFVTGVGLFLIIKKLPATQIGRGINYVFKADGN encoded by the coding sequence ATGATCTCAGGATTTAGATTTACTATTGAAGAGCTGTCAGGCTCCTTAGCTGATATGGGCAGCATGGTCCCATTTATTTTGGGTGCTGTGTTAATAGCAGATTTCCAGCTGGCACCTGTGCTCTTGATGTTCGCTCTTGCCCACATTGTTACCGGACTGTTCTACAAAATACCCATGTCAGTCCAGCCTATGAAGGCCATTGGAGCACTGGTGATAGCAGGCAGTCTGACCCATGGGCAGGCTGTAGGTGCAGGAGTTGTGGTTGGCATATTCTTCCTGATCATGGCCTTAAGTGGCACCATCTCACGAATAGCAGGTTCGATGCCAAAGAGTATTATAAGGGGAACACAGCTTGGAATGGCACTGATAATTGCTATTAAAGCTGTTGATATAATCCAGCTTAATCCAGTGTCAGGAGCTGTAAGCATAATCTTGATCCTGGGATTCTTAATAATCGGCAAAGCCGGTTTCTCTTCCATCACAATACTAAGCCTGGGTTTTTTGTATGGGATGCTCATGCACGGACTGCCCGGTATTGCACCCCATATCGGACTATCAATATATGTGCCCGATCAAAATGAGTTCCTGAATGGAGCATTAATAGGTGCCGTATCCCAGATACCGCTTACTTTTGTGAATGCTATTCTTGGAACATCGTTACTTGTCAGTGACCTGTATTCAAAGGATATCAAACCAGGCAAACTCGCAGTTAGTACAGGGATCATGAATCTGGTCTCGGCGCCATTAGGCGGACTACCCATGTGTCACGGCTCATCAGGGGTTGCAGCCCACTATAAGTTCGGAGCCCGGAGTGGTGGCTCTAATATTATCATGGGACTGGTGCTGATCATCTCTACAATTTTCATATCAGCAGATTTTCTAATGCTTTTACCAGGTGGCATCACAGGTGCCCTGCTGCTTTTTGCCGGATATGAGCTTGGCAATAAATTCAGGGACACAGAATCAATATATTTAACATTGGTAGTTGCAGCAGCATCAGTATTTACCAATATTGGAATCGGTTTCGTGACCGGTGTGGGATTATTCCTGATAATCAAGAAGTTACCTGCAACGCAGATAGGAAGGGGGATAAATTATGTATTTAAGGCAGATGGAAACTGA
- a CDS encoding ammonium transporter yields MVLRGKISTYVIISTMLLLLLIGPAMGVTAEENADAIASVQESLTFVWLLLCGGLVFFMHAGFSLVEAGLTRTKNTANILMKNMMTICLGILVYWAVGWGVMYGDSIAGILGGSQFFLAGADNALWNGWFFQMVFAATGATIVSGAMAERTSFRAYIIFTIVLVALIYPVYGHWVWSGADFALLTGAESPIVKLAGAAHHDFAGSGVVHSIGGYAALAGVIVVGPRLGKFKDGVAQAIPGHNLTMAFLGTLILMLGWLGFNGGSTLDGNDAFMNLVVVNTFLAAAAGAVTAMVITWIKNGKPDPSLTGNGVLAGLVSITAPCGSVENWAAIVIGLIGGLIMVAGVFFNENRLKVDDPVGAIAVHGYCGSWGLLSVGIFSVGIGNGILADAAYAADAPGLIYGYSAQFIAQLAGVIMSFIWAFGVAFIVFKLLDAILGLRVSEAHEIQGLDLAEHGVNAYPEYIID; encoded by the coding sequence ATGGTATTGAGAGGAAAAATTTCAACATACGTTATTATCTCAACGATGTTGTTATTGTTATTGATAGGGCCAGCAATGGGCGTTACGGCTGAAGAGAATGCAGACGCAATAGCGTCGGTTCAGGAAAGCCTGACCTTTGTCTGGCTGTTGTTATGCGGTGGTCTTGTGTTCTTCATGCATGCGGGTTTCTCGCTGGTAGAGGCCGGTCTTACCAGGACCAAGAACACTGCGAACATACTGATGAAGAACATGATGACGATCTGTCTGGGCATACTGGTATACTGGGCTGTCGGATGGGGAGTCATGTATGGAGATTCCATAGCAGGAATTCTGGGTGGATCCCAGTTCTTCCTGGCAGGAGCCGATAATGCACTCTGGAACGGCTGGTTCTTCCAGATGGTATTTGCGGCCACTGGTGCCACAATCGTATCAGGTGCCATGGCAGAGAGGACAAGTTTCAGAGCTTACATAATATTTACCATTGTTCTGGTAGCCCTCATATATCCTGTCTACGGACACTGGGTATGGAGCGGCGCTGACTTTGCACTGCTTACTGGTGCAGAAAGTCCTATCGTTAAATTAGCAGGAGCTGCACATCATGACTTTGCAGGTTCAGGTGTGGTCCACAGTATTGGTGGATATGCAGCCCTTGCCGGTGTAATTGTAGTAGGTCCAAGACTGGGCAAGTTCAAGGACGGTGTGGCACAGGCCATTCCAGGTCACAACCTGACAATGGCTTTCTTAGGTACGCTCATCTTGATGTTAGGTTGGCTAGGTTTCAATGGCGGCAGTACCCTTGACGGTAATGATGCCTTCATGAACCTGGTCGTGGTCAACACCTTCCTGGCAGCAGCTGCAGGAGCTGTAACGGCCATGGTAATCACCTGGATCAAGAACGGCAAACCAGATCCATCATTGACAGGCAATGGTGTACTGGCAGGCCTGGTATCCATTACCGCACCCTGCGGTTCAGTTGAGAACTGGGCAGCCATCGTAATAGGACTCATCGGTGGCCTGATCATGGTCGCGGGTGTGTTCTTTAATGAGAACAGATTGAAGGTCGACGATCCTGTAGGTGCCATAGCAGTACACGGGTACTGTGGATCCTGGGGTCTGCTCTCAGTAGGCATATTCAGTGTGGGGATTGGAAACGGCATCCTGGCTGATGCAGCTTATGCAGCAGATGCTCCAGGACTGATCTACGGCTATAGTGCACAGTTTATTGCACAATTAGCAGGCGTGATCATGAGCTTTATCTGGGCATTCGGAGTAGCCTTTATAGTGTTCAAGCTCCTGGACGCCATTCTTGGTTTGAGAGTCTCGGAAGCTCATGAGATACAGGGTCTGGATCTGGCAGAACACGGCGTGAACGCCTATCCGGAATATATAATCGATTAG